A single region of the Streptomyces sp. NBC_01381 genome encodes:
- a CDS encoding ABC transporter ATP-binding protein: MNIDIEGLNVSYARRTVVSGVHLIAAEGEVAGLVGPNGSGKSSVLRTVYRHLRPVAGRVRVAGRDIWELTPAEAARKVAALPQERGGDFELTVREVVAMGRTPYKRLFAGDDDNDRAKVAAVLEQVGMAQAGGRSFSALSGGERQRVLLARALAQDPEVLVLDEPTNHLDVLHQVELLALLRAQRRTALVSLHDLNAAASVCDRLHVLHQGRVVASGPPREVLTSELLAEVFGVRAAVVEHPLTGDPLIAIDHRAPADATGAAAATKAAASVAPAG, translated from the coding sequence GTGAACATCGACATTGAGGGGTTGAATGTCTCCTACGCTCGGCGCACTGTCGTCTCGGGCGTCCACCTCATCGCCGCCGAGGGCGAGGTGGCAGGCCTTGTCGGGCCGAACGGCAGCGGGAAGTCGAGCGTGCTGCGCACGGTGTACCGGCATCTGCGACCGGTCGCGGGACGGGTACGCGTCGCGGGCCGCGACATCTGGGAGCTGACGCCCGCGGAGGCCGCGCGCAAAGTGGCGGCCCTGCCCCAGGAGCGCGGCGGCGACTTCGAGTTGACGGTGCGTGAGGTCGTGGCAATGGGCCGGACCCCGTACAAACGACTCTTCGCGGGCGACGACGACAACGACCGTGCGAAGGTGGCCGCCGTCCTTGAACAGGTCGGCATGGCGCAGGCCGGCGGGCGTTCCTTCTCGGCGCTCTCCGGTGGTGAACGGCAGCGGGTCCTGCTTGCCCGGGCGCTCGCCCAGGACCCGGAGGTGCTCGTCCTTGACGAGCCGACCAACCATCTGGACGTGCTGCACCAGGTGGAGCTGCTCGCCCTGCTGCGTGCCCAGCGCCGCACGGCCCTGGTCTCCCTGCACGACTTGAACGCCGCGGCCTCGGTCTGCGACCGGCTGCATGTCCTGCACCAGGGAAGGGTGGTGGCCTCCGGGCCGCCGCGTGAGGTGCTGACGTCGGAACTGCTCGCGGAGGTCTTCGGCGTTCGGGCCGCCGTGGTTGAACACCCCCTGACCGGCGACCCGTTGATCGCCATCGACCACCGTGCTCCGGCAGACGCCACGGGCGCCGCCGCGGCCACAAAGGCCGCGGCATCCGTCGCGCCCGCCGGCTGA
- a CDS encoding iron ABC transporter permease, with translation MPLLTLNRKATRAPAAEPVARTLRPGVLAALLGAALLLALTGAVSWGSTDIPPDQVWSAVLRRLTGQPARPGTSDLIVWQLRLPRALLAAAVGAGLGLVGTAVQALVRNPLADPHLLGISNGASLGAVAAIVLGAGAGGTLGLGLSGAAFSGALATFALVWLIARRGGNFSPLRLVLAGVGIGQFLAGFTSYLVLQAGDEQQTQSVLFWLMGSLSGANWSTLAVPAIAVPVALLLLQARARGLNAVMMGDETAAGLGVDVTRLRRELFVVTSVLTGILVAVSGAIAFVGLMVPHACRLLVGGDHRRLLPISALFGALLLVIVDIVCRTALDTQELPVGVVTSLIGAPALLYLLDRRLEARGEHRH, from the coding sequence ATGCCCCTCCTCACCCTCAACCGCAAGGCGACCAGGGCCCCGGCGGCGGAGCCCGTCGCGCGCACCCTGCGTCCAGGGGTGCTCGCCGCCCTGCTCGGCGCGGCGCTGCTGCTCGCGCTCACCGGCGCCGTGTCCTGGGGGTCCACGGACATCCCCCCGGACCAGGTGTGGTCGGCGGTGCTGCGCAGGCTGACCGGGCAGCCCGCGCGGCCGGGGACATCGGACCTCATCGTGTGGCAGCTGCGGCTGCCGCGCGCCCTGCTCGCCGCCGCGGTGGGCGCGGGACTCGGCCTGGTGGGCACGGCCGTTCAGGCCCTGGTGCGCAACCCGCTGGCCGACCCGCATCTGCTCGGCATCTCCAACGGAGCCTCGCTCGGAGCCGTCGCCGCCATCGTGCTCGGCGCGGGGGCGGGCGGAACGCTGGGGCTCGGCCTGTCCGGTGCGGCGTTCAGCGGGGCCCTTGCGACGTTCGCCCTTGTGTGGTTGATCGCTCGGCGGGGCGGCAATTTCTCGCCCCTGCGGCTCGTGCTCGCCGGTGTCGGCATCGGCCAGTTCCTCGCCGGGTTCACAAGCTACCTCGTACTCCAGGCCGGAGACGAACAGCAGACGCAGAGCGTGCTGTTCTGGCTCATGGGCAGCCTGAGCGGGGCGAACTGGTCGACGCTCGCGGTCCCCGCCATCGCCGTGCCGGTCGCGCTGCTGCTGCTCCAGGCGCGGGCCCGCGGTCTCAACGCCGTGATGATGGGGGACGAGACGGCGGCCGGGCTCGGCGTCGACGTCACCCGGCTGCGGCGCGAACTCTTCGTCGTGACCAGCGTGTTGACCGGAATCCTGGTCGCGGTCTCGGGCGCCATCGCCTTCGTCGGCCTGATGGTGCCGCACGCCTGCCGGCTGCTCGTCGGCGGCGACCACCGCAGGCTCCTGCCGATCTCGGCGCTGTTCGGCGCGCTGCTGCTCGTCATCGTCGACATCGTGTGCCGCACCGCACTCGACACCCAGGAACTGCCGGTCGGTGTGGTGACCTCGCTGATCGGTGCCCCCGCTCTGCTGTATCTGCTCGACCGGCGCCTGGAGGCCCGTGGTGAACATCGACATTGA
- a CDS encoding GlxA family transcriptional regulator has translation MTTAGGGTSGIDLAMSLMSEDIDQERAVRVSTELVSYPRRPGGQLQFVPWAPPTVEHPVLRGTLQWISDNLRADLSGRSLAERAGVSPRHINRLFASHAGMSPRRYVESARVGAARRMLERPEQPGGLEEIAKGAGFSTLESMRVSFRRVLQVAPGEYQERFGASPPPE, from the coding sequence GTGACCACCGCGGGCGGCGGCACATCGGGCATCGACCTCGCCATGTCCCTGATGTCCGAGGACATCGACCAGGAGCGGGCCGTCCGGGTGTCCACGGAGCTCGTCTCCTACCCCCGACGCCCGGGCGGGCAGCTGCAGTTCGTCCCCTGGGCGCCGCCCACGGTCGAACACCCCGTCCTGCGCGGCACCTTGCAGTGGATCTCGGACAACCTCCGCGCGGACCTCTCGGGACGCAGCCTCGCGGAGCGCGCGGGTGTCTCCCCGCGCCACATCAACCGTCTCTTCGCGTCCCATGCGGGCATGTCCCCCCGGCGCTACGTCGAGTCGGCGCGGGTGGGCGCGGCGCGCCGGATGCTGGAGCGGCCCGAGCAGCCGGGCGGACTCGAGGAGATAGCGAAGGGAGCGGGGTTCAGCACCCTGGAGTCCATGCGCGTCTCGTTCCGCCGAGTGCTCCAAGTCGCCCCGGGGGAGTACCAGGAGAGGTTCGGCGCCTCTCCTCCACCCGAGTGA
- a CDS encoding MFS transporter: MTHDARDASRGTTLPAAEGRSRRLLVAVAGSLSFVAMLDMNVVNVSLSEISRDLRVSPSMAQWAALGYQLAVVSLLLPAGRWLDGRGTGAKIGLRPAVLVSVTGFAVCGLLSAAAPWMAWLTVTRIAQGAFGSMLFVLMPVLAMRAVPPKLRARAMSVPATLGPLGAVTGPPVGGMLLDAFGWRAVFIVKLPVCIGALLVAARLLPRAGKLHAPGGRLLADAALVGSGLAALLLSLSLASESPGWLLLAVAALPPLAWWLRGTGGRQVCDVVRASGTQRINSAVFAIAAGFASMHFVMALRLQREGGLSATATGLTMLSFPLAMGLMGPLGGRLADRYGPQATALTGSAITALGLALLLPLGNDSLTWGDIAWRLAIAGSGMGLYGGPVQTLVMSSAPPGAVGTAGSVVQLSRSLGFAVGPALATAVWGIAGAARSALAVSAAAACVAVLLLSLRRPVPEHEPPGTDAAPAPSASR, from the coding sequence ATGACGCACGACGCGCGGGACGCCTCGCGGGGGACGACGTTACCGGCCGCGGAGGGACGCAGCCGCCGGCTGCTGGTCGCCGTCGCCGGTTCGCTGTCGTTCGTGGCGATGCTCGACATGAACGTCGTCAATGTCTCCCTCTCCGAGATATCCCGTGACCTGCGTGTCTCGCCCTCGATGGCGCAGTGGGCGGCCCTTGGTTATCAACTCGCGGTCGTCTCCCTGCTGTTGCCGGCGGGCCGCTGGCTGGACGGCAGGGGAACCGGCGCGAAGATCGGGCTGCGGCCCGCCGTCCTTGTCTCCGTCACCGGATTCGCCGTGTGCGGACTGCTCAGCGCGGCCGCGCCATGGATGGCCTGGCTGACCGTGACCCGGATCGCCCAAGGGGCCTTCGGTTCCATGCTGTTCGTCCTCATGCCCGTACTCGCGATGCGCGCGGTGCCGCCGAAGCTGCGCGCCCGGGCGATGAGCGTGCCCGCCACGCTCGGCCCGCTGGGAGCCGTCACAGGACCGCCCGTGGGCGGCATGCTCCTGGACGCGTTCGGCTGGCGCGCGGTGTTCATCGTCAAACTCCCCGTCTGTATCGGGGCGTTGCTGGTGGCCGCACGGCTGCTCCCCCGCGCGGGCAAGCTGCACGCTCCCGGCGGGCGGCTGCTCGCCGACGCCGCTCTCGTCGGCAGCGGCCTGGCCGCGCTTCTGCTCTCCCTGTCCCTTGCATCGGAGTCCCCAGGGTGGCTGCTCCTCGCGGTGGCCGCGCTGCCCCCGCTCGCGTGGTGGCTGCGCGGCACCGGTGGCCGGCAGGTCTGCGACGTGGTGCGCGCCTCCGGGACGCAGCGGATCAACTCGGCGGTGTTCGCCATCGCCGCCGGCTTCGCCTCCATGCACTTCGTCATGGCCCTGCGGCTGCAGCGCGAGGGCGGCCTCTCCGCGACCGCCACCGGGCTGACCATGCTGTCCTTTCCGCTCGCCATGGGGCTCATGGGCCCGCTGGGCGGACGGCTCGCCGACCGGTACGGGCCGCAGGCCACCGCGCTCACCGGCAGCGCGATCACCGCACTGGGCCTCGCACTTCTGCTCCCACTGGGCAACGACAGCCTGACGTGGGGGGACATCGCCTGGCGCCTGGCCATCGCCGGATCGGGCATGGGTCTGTACGGCGGCCCGGTGCAGACCCTGGTGATGAGCTCGGCACCGCCGGGCGCGGTGGGCACGGCCGGTTCCGTCGTGCAGCTGTCGCGCAGTCTCGGCTTCGCCGTGGGGCCCGCCCTGGCCACCGCGGTCTGGGGCATCGCGGGCGCCGCCCGCTCCGCGCTTGCCGTCTCGGCCGCGGCCGCCTGCGTCGCGGTCCTGCTGCTCAGCCTGCGGCGGCCCGTACCGGAGCACGAGCCGCCGGGCACCGACGCCGCGCCCGCGCCATCCGCCTCCCGCTGA
- a CDS encoding ABC transporter substrate-binding protein has translation MRVRVWCGAMAALALLATGCGGGGSDDPGKAGGSAGDPVRATDCKGRVTTFDSTPTKIVTSNAAALELLLRLGVGDKVIGTGFPPGKGAFKGDLDAQAREVPVLSKAVIPKEKLLGSGADVFIDAFGPMNMGGAGGLPTDEEFKAAGIKHISLKSTACASTRKKPATDLDTVKADITTFGAVTGKSDRAAELVASMERKVTSVQKAVGKVPAKDRPSYFFFDYDAGTKQPMAICNKQIGNAVITLAGARNIFADCAGTFRPVGWEDVVAKNPDWIQLAVRNRGSEAETRKAFDDARKWLENNPATKELKAVKEGKFLRIGSEETTIAGVGNADTVEEIATALYPGKVRAAEQ, from the coding sequence ATGCGTGTTCGTGTGTGGTGTGGAGCGATGGCCGCCCTGGCCCTGCTCGCTACCGGCTGTGGCGGCGGTGGTTCGGACGACCCCGGCAAGGCCGGAGGCAGCGCGGGGGATCCGGTGCGGGCGACCGACTGCAAGGGCCGGGTGACGACGTTCGACTCCACCCCGACGAAGATCGTGACCAGCAACGCGGCAGCTCTGGAGCTGCTGTTGCGGCTCGGCGTGGGCGACAAGGTGATCGGCACCGGATTCCCGCCCGGCAAGGGCGCGTTCAAGGGCGACCTCGACGCGCAGGCACGTGAGGTACCCGTGCTCAGCAAGGCCGTCATTCCCAAGGAGAAGCTGCTCGGCTCCGGCGCCGATGTGTTCATCGACGCGTTCGGGCCGATGAACATGGGCGGCGCGGGCGGCCTGCCCACCGACGAGGAGTTCAAGGCCGCCGGGATCAAGCACATCTCCCTGAAGTCCACGGCCTGTGCGTCGACGCGCAAGAAGCCCGCGACGGATCTCGACACGGTCAAGGCCGACATCACCACGTTCGGGGCGGTCACCGGCAAGAGCGACCGGGCCGCCGAGCTGGTCGCGTCCATGGAACGCAAGGTCACGTCGGTGCAGAAGGCCGTCGGAAAGGTTCCCGCGAAGGACAGGCCGAGCTACTTCTTCTTCGACTACGACGCCGGCACCAAGCAGCCCATGGCGATCTGCAACAAGCAGATCGGCAACGCCGTGATCACCCTCGCCGGCGCCCGCAACATCTTCGCGGACTGCGCGGGCACGTTCCGGCCTGTCGGCTGGGAAGACGTCGTCGCGAAGAACCCCGACTGGATCCAGCTCGCCGTACGCAACCGGGGCAGCGAGGCCGAGACGCGCAAGGCCTTCGACGACGCGCGGAAGTGGCTGGAGAACAACCCGGCGACGAAGGAACTCAAGGCCGTCAAGGAAGGGAAGTTCCTGCGGATCGGCTCCGAGGAGACCACCATCGCGGGGGTCGGCAACGCCGACACCGTCGAGGAGATCGCCACTGCCCTGTACCCCGGCAAGGTGCGGGCGGCGGAGCAGTAG